The Kosakonia sacchari SP1 genome includes a window with the following:
- the dtnK gene encoding D-threonate kinase, which produces MNEQRVDKQVVMLADDFTGANDAGVSLAQTGMQVDVALTTPFVSSAQAIIFNSDSRALSVSEAMACVTAFTNEITARYNPDWLVKKIDSTLRGNVGAEVEAMRQACNAAAVIIAPAFPAAGRITRNGQCYVNGELLTQTEFASDPKTPVTSADIGALLAAHSNAACRYVQPAQLAKALAQATPDKPLLLVVDAQSDEDLDAIIAQAANAATTPLLVGSAGLCDALARRLAAEKPHAVLAVVGSMSEIAQQQVARVAQQPNVEHLLIDVDTVFSAAQPAYRQTIVAVLAQGKHCIVHTCVDEQARHQITALCARLGVSRSELGERICTFLAQLTCEVLREVTPAALYLSGGDVAVAVAKALGASSFRIQGRAAGCVPWGYFSGCEWQRPVMTKAGGFGDETTLLKVLHFIEEKSSD; this is translated from the coding sequence ATGAACGAACAACGCGTGGACAAACAGGTGGTGATGCTGGCCGATGATTTTACCGGCGCGAATGATGCGGGTGTCAGCCTGGCGCAAACCGGGATGCAGGTGGATGTCGCGTTAACGACACCATTTGTAAGTTCGGCGCAGGCGATCATTTTTAACAGCGACAGCCGGGCGCTGAGCGTGAGCGAGGCAATGGCGTGCGTCACGGCATTCACCAACGAAATAACCGCACGCTACAACCCCGACTGGCTGGTGAAAAAGATCGACTCCACGTTGCGCGGCAATGTCGGCGCGGAAGTCGAGGCGATGAGGCAAGCCTGCAACGCGGCGGCGGTAATCATTGCCCCGGCGTTTCCGGCAGCCGGGCGCATCACCCGTAATGGTCAGTGCTATGTCAATGGCGAACTGCTCACGCAAACCGAGTTTGCCAGCGATCCGAAAACGCCGGTGACCAGCGCCGATATTGGCGCACTACTGGCAGCCCACAGCAATGCAGCGTGTCGCTATGTGCAACCTGCACAACTGGCAAAAGCACTCGCACAGGCCACGCCAGATAAGCCGTTACTGCTGGTGGTCGATGCGCAGAGTGATGAAGATCTTGATGCGATCATCGCTCAGGCGGCAAACGCTGCCACAACGCCGCTGCTGGTCGGCTCTGCCGGATTATGCGACGCGCTGGCGCGCAGGCTGGCGGCCGAAAAGCCGCATGCGGTGCTGGCGGTGGTAGGCTCAATGAGTGAAATCGCTCAACAGCAGGTGGCGCGCGTCGCGCAGCAACCGAACGTGGAACATCTGCTGATTGATGTCGACACGGTGTTTAGCGCCGCACAACCTGCGTATCGCCAGACAATTGTTGCCGTGCTGGCACAGGGGAAACACTGCATTGTGCACACCTGCGTGGATGAGCAGGCGCGCCATCAGATAACCGCACTTTGTGCGCGGCTGGGCGTAAGCCGCAGCGAACTGGGAGAGCGTATCTGCACATTTCTGGCGCAACTCACCTGTGAGGTTTTGCGTGAGGTGACGCCCGCAGCGCTTTATCTCTCCGGCGGGGATGTGGCGGTGGCGGTCGCAAAGGCGTTAGGGGCGTCAAGTTTTCGTATCCAGGGACGCGCCGCAGGGTGCGTACCGTGGGGTTATTTTTCAGGTTGCGAATGGCAACGACCGGTGATGACCAAAGCGGGTGGCTTTGGTGACGAAACTACCTTGCTTAAGGTTCTGCATTTTATCGAGGAGAAATCGAGTGACTAA